From a single Porites lutea chromosome 10, jaPorLute2.1, whole genome shotgun sequence genomic region:
- the LOC140950137 gene encoding low density lipoprotein receptor adapter protein 1-B-like — translation MGVIRSKQRTTKDCEEFRKGNHAMVKRLSLKSLKQEYELEPSRGFIVRFAGKTETSKPGGENMDKCLRKLYKEVSDNLSSLPRVCLEISSTDVKIRWLQVAGDQEDIEVPFSRISFVVADKKHQLFAFNDFVSQKPKKAECYAFICNESEKSDVVANALSEAFKSVHQRPRRGSTLSAATGSARNVSS, via the coding sequence ATGGGTGTTATAAGATCCAAACAACGAACAACGAAAGACTGTGAAGAGTTTAGGAAAGGAAATCACGCCATGGTTAAGCGACtaagtttaaaaagtttaaaacagGAATACGAGTTGGAGCCCTCGAGAGGTTTCATAGTTCGCTTCGCAGGGAAAACAGAAACATCGAAGCCTGGAGGTGAAAACATGGATAAatgtctcagaaaactttacaAGGAAGTTAGCGATAATTTAAGCAGTCTTCCAAGAGTTTGTTTAGAAATTTCATCTACGGATGTTAAAATTCGATGGCTGCAAGTTGCTGGTGATCAAGAAGACATTGAGGTGCCATTCAGTCGGATCTCGTTTGTCGTAGCTGATAAGAAGCACCAACTTTTCGCATTCAATGACTTTGTTTCGCAGAAACCGAAGAAGGCTGAATGCTACGCTTTCATCTGCAACGAATCGGAGAAATCTGATGTGGTTGCAAACGCTTTGTCGGAAGCCTTTAAAAGCGTTCACCAGCGTCCACGAAGGGGATCGACTTTATCCGCAGCCACGGGATCTGCAAGAAACGTTTCCTCATAG
- the LOC140951039 gene encoding uncharacterized protein: METFKERIGGIGLSRSDSRTLFRETAFRVKYLGFCFNSCPGIEGIQTAVDEIKKTGGHCDYRNTIQTNFIKISDQGVSFVERNREKDVSLAFIPLRKISYGLIYKKNSNIFAFNHHVSQNHVECHAVVCENELKAREINEALYAAFKTDHFGILRKEREKMRESLKQDDVDALKSEISK, translated from the coding sequence ATGGAAACATTTAAGGAGAGAATTGGCGGAATCGGCCTAAGTCGAAGTGACTCGCGAACACTTTTTCGAGAAACAGCTTTTCGTGTGAAGTATCTgggattttgttttaattcgtGTCCAGGGATAGAGGGAATTCAAACTGCCGTGGATGAAATTAAGAAAACGGGAGGCCACTGCGATTACAGAAACACAATTCAGACGAACTTCATCAAAATTAGCGACCAAGGTGTTAGTTTTGTGGAGCGGAATCGCGAAAAAGATGTTTCCTTGGCATTTATACCTCTGCGGAAGATTTCTTATGGGctgatttacaaaaaaaattccaacatTTTCGCGTTTAATCATCATGTCTCACAAAACCACGTCGAATGCCATGCGGTTGTCTGTGAAAATGAGCTAAAAGCTCGAGAGATAAACGAAGCATTGTACGCAGCCTTCAAAACGGACCATTTTGGAATTCTTcggaaagaaagagagaaaatgagAGAAAGCTTAAAACAAGACGATGTAGATGCACTAAAAAGTGAAATATCCAAATGA